The sequence TCTGATCCTCATAGGTATTGACCTCCGTGAAAGATCTTCAATATAAACTCTCGATCAGGCACTTGAAGTTCCTCATAAGATCTTAAGAAATCAACATTATTGTAGGGGACTTCCTGTACCTCGGCCATAATCTTCTTCTCGGAAATCGTGACTATTCCATATCTGGCATACGGTTTATCATAGCAACCCAAAGATCCTGGATTAAAATACAACCTTGTATCGGATCGAAAATGATGAACAATATGATGATGTCCGAAGCACACGAGCTTATTGTCGGTTGTAGAGTAAATCTCCTCTAACGCTCCGGTTGTCGGGAGTTTGTCTATAGGTACAAACCAGTTGCTGGGATCGAGGTGATAATGGCAGAATAGCAGTTCATGGTGAAGAATGGATATTGTTACAGACATTGGCCACTTACTCATTACCTCTATGTATTTAGGTTCTATACGTTTCGCGAGCCATTCGTGATGTTGACGTTCATTGTGATGTCCTTCAGGAGGGGGTTCATTTCGAGCAGCTGCTATTACTGCTAAATCATGATTCCCCATTACAAAAGACATATCTGGTCTAGTCGTTAACTGTTCCAATACCTGATTAGAATCCGGGCCTATGCCAACAACATCCCCCAGACAATAGATATGCTCAACCTTTTTCTTAGCAATATCCTGCAGTACAGCTTGCAACGCCGGGTGATTTCCATGAATATCTGTAAGAATGGCGATTGTCTTCACTTGTGTCCTCACTTTCCAGCAGCGATAAGATGCGATATTAGAATAGCTTCTTCTCTGTTTTTTGCGGGGCTGGAAATATATCCATCGCCCTCTTGCAGCTTGTACCTCCGATTAATGTCATCCAGCTCCATCCATATTTTATCGAAGTTAAAGGAGACCGTTACTATTCCAATTGAACGTGTAGCCTTCGTTGCATCGTGGGCTGTTATCAACCCAGAATATGGAGTCTTTCCTCCTTCAAGCTTTATCTTATAGTTCAAATCATGATCTGCAGTTAATTCTCCGACAAAAATATCTGGACCCAGCAGCTTTCTATATTTATTGCCTTTGAGTTTGATGTCTGTGCTTCTCGCAAAGCTCTGATCCGCCGTTGAATAAATAATGCTGCTATATTCCCGCTCAAAAGGCTGAGGTTGCAGCCATACAAACAGCCAATAAATGATACCCAGCAGCGCTATACTTATGATAAGCCTTCTTGTCTTATTCATTGCGCCACCCAAATCGGTATAACGATTAGCATCAATGAGATTACAGCCAAACCTATCGTAGTGGATGTATTTAATTTTTGGTTCTTAGCAGATTTATACCAACCCATAAACTGAAAATAATTTCGGTACAAAATAAAAAAGAGTACAATATTCCCAATCCCCATGCTCCAGTTATAGAGGGGTGTTCCTAACATAATTGAATATATAAGCCTTTCCAAACCACCTAAAATCAATAGGGTCAAGATCAGCAAAATACACATTCGTAGTAACTCTAATATAAAGGAACCTAATTTCAGCATGACTCTAGCCGTCCTTTTCTCGTATTAAACTTTAATATTCGCTAAAGAACATCCATATTCCTCCAAAAATACATAAACATGCACCCGCTCCTCAAAGGCTACCTGTCTAGAGTAAAGGGCTGGCCTGACCAGCCCCTCCTCATCAAACCGTACGTGAGGTTTTCCCTCATACGGCTTTCCGATGTTCGTCATTCATGGGCATACAGTTTACAATAGCGTTTTAAGTCCATACTGGACGGCAATATATCTAACCT comes from Paenibacillus sp. 19GGS1-52 and encodes:
- a CDS encoding metallophosphoesterase family protein yields the protein MKTIAILTDIHGNHPALQAVLQDIAKKKVEHIYCLGDVVGIGPDSNQVLEQLTTRPDMSFVMGNHDLAVIAAARNEPPPEGHHNERQHHEWLAKRIEPKYIEVMSKWPMSVTISILHHELLFCHYHLDPSNWFVPIDKLPTTGALEEIYSTTDNKLVCFGHHHIVHHFRSDTRLYFNPGSLGCYDKPYARYGIVTISEKKIMAEVQEVPYNNVDFLRSYEELQVPDREFILKIFHGGQYL